From a single Okeanomitos corallinicola TIOX110 genomic region:
- a CDS encoding DUF1822 family protein produces MNYDNEKQYISIPIPAKFRDTALKFAQEQPNKPKAKQVYLNTLAVQVVNNYLQMLDIPTALEASHSWDDWVRTLADTADLVLPGIGNLECRYIRTGDLYFYVPGEVQTNQFGYLFVEINYTCQEAKLRGFLPQLNSQEINLEELQTLDDFIEYYHQHSLVKLRQWLEGIYTSKWQSIEEFSKYQHRDVVFRSFTLRGLEIDSNQEVWQTIKQLYPQKRLSAILPSQLLNRINSDPNSDIFLTDTLAYLLQNESDEEMRWTVAEILWEIAPQHPLIAARRIMDLGMWLGGNAVALMLAFVPTKNQTFSILLKVYPMGNKKYLPTGLQLLGLYENGETFLEAEAREAKDNYIQLKFCAEINEKFQVMVKIGDVSITEKFII; encoded by the coding sequence ATGAACTACGATAACGAAAAACAATACATCTCTATTCCCATTCCTGCCAAATTTCGAGATACAGCTTTAAAATTTGCCCAGGAACAACCAAATAAACCAAAAGCTAAACAAGTTTATCTGAATACTTTAGCAGTACAAGTAGTTAATAATTACTTGCAAATGTTAGATATTCCTACTGCTTTAGAAGCTAGTCATAGTTGGGATGACTGGGTTAGAACACTAGCAGATACAGCAGATTTAGTATTACCAGGAATTGGAAATTTAGAATGTAGATATATCAGAACAGGGGATTTATATTTTTATGTTCCTGGGGAAGTACAAACAAATCAGTTTGGTTATTTGTTTGTAGAAATAAATTACACTTGTCAAGAAGCTAAACTGAGAGGATTTTTACCACAGCTTAACAGTCAAGAAATAAATTTAGAAGAATTACAAACACTTGATGATTTTATAGAATATTATCATCAACATTCTTTAGTCAAATTGCGCCAATGGTTGGAAGGGATCTATACATCTAAATGGCAAAGTATTGAAGAATTTAGTAAATACCAACATAGAGATGTCGTATTTCGTTCTTTCACACTGAGAGGATTAGAAATTGATAGTAATCAAGAAGTTTGGCAGACTATTAAACAATTATATCCACAGAAAAGATTATCAGCAATACTGCCATCACAATTATTGAATCGAATTAATTCTGATCCAAATTCAGATATTTTCTTAACAGACACTCTTGCTTATTTATTGCAGAATGAATCAGATGAAGAAATGCGCTGGACTGTAGCAGAAATACTATGGGAAATAGCACCTCAACATCCTCTTATTGCTGCTAGAAGAATTATGGACTTAGGAATGTGGTTAGGAGGAAATGCAGTTGCGTTAATGCTTGCTTTTGTACCTACTAAAAATCAAACTTTTTCGATTTTATTGAAAGTATATCCGATGGGGAATAAAAAATATTTACCTACTGGATTGCAATTATTAGGACTATATGAAAATGGAGAAACATTTTTAGAAGCTGAAGCAAGAGAAGCAAAAGATAATTATATTCAGTTAAAGTTTTGTGCAGAAATCAACGAAAAATTTCAAGTTATGGTTAAAATAGGTGATGTTAGCATAACAGAAAAATTTATCATTTAA
- a CDS encoding DUF2207 domain-containing protein has translation MNKLRTRKILFSLITILVAILVAFSPALAQQNSFYWDYVNVNIDVQNNGDMLVTEEQKYVFTSQYSQQRYRYIRLHKVDEIKDITVTENNQVIPSTTGIKNNYIWIRWQHPLKAPESHTFLINYRVIGGLHTKNKNTLVYWKAIFAKRTAPIQNAKVRVNLPEALAGKVVDFRSFGVSAKSRQINPTAFEFIANQPVVPEQELEVQVTFPKDVLNIPESNWQREILKKIILFLPFIFLLLGIIIFIIRSKLLKNQS, from the coding sequence ATGAATAAACTAAGAACCAGAAAAATCTTGTTTTCATTAATCACTATCTTAGTGGCAATTCTAGTTGCATTTTCTCCAGCATTAGCACAGCAAAATTCCTTTTATTGGGACTATGTAAATGTAAATATTGATGTGCAGAATAATGGCGATATGCTAGTAACTGAAGAACAAAAATATGTTTTTACTTCTCAATATTCTCAACAAAGATATCGCTATATTCGTTTACATAAAGTAGATGAAATCAAAGATATTACAGTCACGGAAAATAATCAGGTTATTCCTAGTACCACAGGAATTAAAAACAATTACATTTGGATTCGTTGGCAACATCCACTCAAAGCACCAGAATCACATACTTTTTTGATCAACTATCGTGTAATCGGTGGATTACATACCAAAAATAAAAATACTCTAGTTTATTGGAAAGCTATTTTTGCTAAACGCACAGCACCTATTCAAAATGCAAAAGTAAGAGTAAACTTACCGGAAGCATTAGCAGGTAAAGTTGTGGATTTTAGGAGTTTTGGAGTATCAGCTAAATCGCGTCAAATCAATCCCACAGCCTTTGAGTTTATAGCGAATCAGCCTGTTGTACCAGAACAAGAGTTAGAAGTTCAAGTCACATTTCCCAAAGATGTGCTTAACATACCTGAATCTAATTGGCAAAGAGAAATTCTTAAAAAAATAATATTGTTTCTACCCTTTATCTTTTTGCTATTAGGTATCATAATCTTTATAATCAGGAGTAAACTACTGAAAAATCAATCATAA
- a CDS encoding PP2C family protein-serine/threonine phosphatase, producing MPVSQFPPHSTETNNSATTDVTPVVALRELVARLNREQNKIQDLLSSLGFALRSFNNLNQFLELIPLMATRVTDADGSALFLYKPNGQIRLEQLHWQDSQQRKNIRKALEIASSQITLLPNSVPLATSTGLLDDQMHRYLGSDVQIFGTAILVKHTERGWLYVLSRDPEYSWTETRQKLVRLVADQTAVAIENDELAVELKKKERLDQELEIGAEIQRRLLPRQCPNIPGAVLAARCKPANRVGGDYYDFICTNHNQLKSNTHTSSKEDINWALVIGDVMGKGVPAGLIMTMLRGMLRGEVLHGNSAAGILQNLNRVMYADLENSHRFVTMFYSEYNPYTRVLSYSNAAHNPPLWWHAATKTVSRLDTVGMLIGLDANSQYENGEAQLEPGDTVIYYTDGLTDAAAGSGDRFDEDNFITSLKAACRYCNGPQEIVDYLFDKVEDFIGAERQNTDDMTLVVLQILQS from the coding sequence ATACCTGTGTCTCAATTTCCTCCTCATTCCACAGAAACTAATAATAGTGCCACCACAGATGTCACTCCAGTTGTGGCATTGAGAGAACTGGTGGCCAGACTTAATCGAGAACAAAATAAAATTCAAGACTTGCTTAGTTCTTTAGGGTTTGCCCTGAGAAGTTTCAATAATTTGAATCAGTTTTTAGAATTGATTCCTCTTATGGCCACAAGAGTTACCGATGCTGATGGTAGCGCCCTATTTCTTTATAAACCCAATGGTCAAATTAGATTAGAACAGCTACATTGGCAAGATAGCCAACAAAGAAAAAATATCCGCAAAGCCTTAGAAATTGCCAGTAGTCAAATTACGCTTTTACCCAATTCTGTTCCTCTAGCGACATCAACAGGGCTTTTAGATGATCAGATGCACAGGTATTTGGGTTCAGATGTACAAATTTTTGGGACAGCAATTTTAGTTAAGCATACAGAAAGGGGATGGCTTTATGTTTTAAGCCGTGATCCAGAATATAGTTGGACAGAGACTAGACAAAAATTAGTCAGGTTAGTTGCAGATCAAACCGCAGTAGCAATTGAGAATGATGAATTAGCAGTAGAACTGAAGAAAAAAGAAAGATTAGATCAAGAATTAGAAATTGGTGCGGAAATTCAACGCCGACTTTTACCACGTCAATGTCCTAATATTCCCGGTGCTGTTTTAGCAGCGCGTTGTAAACCAGCTAACCGTGTGGGTGGAGATTATTATGATTTTATTTGTACCAATCACAATCAATTAAAATCTAATACTCATACTAGCAGTAAAGAAGATATTAATTGGGCTTTAGTTATTGGGGATGTGATGGGTAAAGGTGTTCCTGCGGGTTTAATTATGACCATGTTAAGAGGAATGCTCAGAGGTGAAGTATTACATGGAAATTCAGCTGCGGGAATTCTACAAAATTTAAATCGCGTTATGTATGCGGATTTAGAAAATTCCCACCGCTTCGTGACTATGTTTTATTCAGAATATAATCCTTATACCCGTGTTTTATCATATAGCAATGCTGCCCATAATCCACCTTTGTGGTGGCACGCTGCTACTAAAACAGTTAGTAGATTAGATACAGTGGGAATGCTGATTGGTTTAGATGCTAACAGTCAATACGAGAATGGAGAAGCACAATTAGAACCTGGAGATACAGTTATCTATTATACAGATGGTTTGACGGATGCAGCGGCGGGTAGTGGCGATCGCTTTGATGAAGATAATTTTATTACTTCTTTGAAAGCTGCTTGTCGTTATTGTAATGGACCCCAAGAAATAGTTGATTATTTATTTGATAAGGTTGAGGATTTTATCGGCGCTGAACGGCAAAATACTGATGATATGACTTTGGTGGTTTTACAAATTTTACAGAGTTGA
- a CDS encoding GTP-binding protein, with amino-acid sequence MTSTVTNESQTMQAPKQGLPVTIITGFLGSGKTTLLNHILTNQQGVKTAVLVNEFGEIGIDNELIVSTNDNMVELSNGCICCTINNDLVDAVYQVLEREEKLDYLVVETTGLADPLPVAMTFLGSELRDLTRLDSIVTVVDAANYSLDLFNSQAALSQITYGDVILLNKTDLVDEITLTALEKKINDVKEGSRIIRTKNSQVPLPLILSVGLFESDQYFDSEEHEHEHHDHSTCEHDHHDHDHSTCGHDHHDHEHDHHSDHLENDGFISISFQSDKPFSIRKFQYFLDNQLPTNVFRAKGIMWFEESPQRHIFHLCGKRFTIDDDQWKGEKKNQIVLIGQNLDQEALLQQLENCLCLPSVSKGKGFGK; translated from the coding sequence ATGACATCAACAGTTACTAACGAGTCTCAAACCATGCAAGCTCCAAAACAAGGATTACCAGTAACAATTATTACAGGGTTCTTGGGCAGTGGAAAAACAACTTTACTCAATCATATTTTAACTAATCAGCAAGGCGTAAAAACCGCTGTTTTAGTGAACGAATTTGGCGAGATTGGCATTGATAACGAATTAATTGTATCCACCAATGATAATATGGTGGAACTTAGCAATGGTTGTATTTGTTGCACCATTAATAATGACTTAGTTGATGCAGTTTACCAAGTTTTAGAAAGGGAAGAAAAGCTAGATTATCTAGTTGTAGAAACCACAGGATTAGCAGATCCTTTACCCGTAGCAATGACATTTTTGGGATCTGAACTGCGAGATTTAACCAGATTAGATTCCATTGTTACCGTAGTAGATGCAGCAAATTATAGTTTAGACTTATTTAACTCTCAAGCTGCACTTAGTCAAATTACTTATGGTGATGTAATTCTACTGAATAAAACTGATTTAGTTGATGAAATCACTTTAACAGCATTAGAGAAAAAGATTAATGATGTTAAAGAAGGTTCAAGAATCATCAGAACTAAAAACTCTCAAGTTCCACTGCCTTTAATTCTCAGTGTGGGTTTATTTGAATCTGATCAATATTTTGATTCAGAAGAACATGAACATGAACATCATGATCATTCTACCTGTGAACATGATCACCATGACCATGACCATTCTACCTGCGGACATGATCATCATGACCATGAACATGACCACCATTCAGATCACTTAGAAAATGATGGTTTTATTTCTATTTCTTTCCAAAGTGATAAACCTTTCTCTATCCGTAAATTTCAATATTTCTTAGACAACCAACTACCCACAAATGTCTTCCGTGCTAAGGGTATTATGTGGTTTGAAGAAAGTCCCCAACGTCATATTTTCCATCTGTGCGGTAAACGCTTCACCATTGATGATGATCAGTGGAAAGGTGAAAAGAAAAACCAAATTGTTTTAATTGGTCAAAATTTAGATCAAGAAGCTTTACTTCAACAATTAGAAAATTGTCTTTGTTTACCTTCAGTTAGTAAAGGTAAAGGGTTTGGGAAATAA
- a CDS encoding sigma-70 family RNA polymerase sigma factor, producing MTEIEAKIIQLIQEICQYPSGSSERQKGLNKLIMLIQSTGKLLRGWGIPDAEEALQETWWYFCRNLCEATTAKEPFNPEKSSIFTWINNYLRYRLKDKQIRFYEQQNQFTTPFEKDEKEIDPTDLIPAPAQPRLILDEIEEWLKTNYQKLKRIHIRNRPDINCYVLISRRLPPETSWSDLSTEFDIPIATLSNFYQRQCFPLLLNFGKSQEYFDNEGYFDI from the coding sequence ATGACTGAAATAGAAGCAAAAATCATCCAACTAATTCAAGAAATTTGTCAATATCCTAGCGGTAGCTCAGAAAGACAAAAGGGGTTAAACAAACTAATTATGCTAATTCAAAGTACGGGTAAATTACTTCGAGGTTGGGGTATTCCTGATGCAGAAGAAGCATTACAAGAAACCTGGTGGTATTTTTGCAGAAATCTTTGTGAAGCAACTACCGCAAAAGAACCTTTTAATCCTGAAAAAAGTAGTATTTTTACTTGGATAAACAACTATCTTCGCTACCGTTTAAAGGATAAACAAATTAGATTTTATGAACAACAGAATCAATTTACAACACCTTTTGAAAAGGATGAAAAAGAAATAGATCCCACAGATTTAATTCCTGCACCTGCACAACCAAGACTAATATTAGATGAAATTGAAGAATGGTTAAAAACAAACTACCAAAAACTCAAACGTATTCATATTAGAAATCGTCCAGATATTAACTGTTACGTGTTAATTTCTCGGCGTTTACCACCGGAAACATCTTGGTCTGATTTATCTACAGAGTTTGATATTCCTATCGCTACTCTGAGTAATTTTTATCAACGTCAATGTTTTCCTCTGCTGCTCAATTTTGGTAAATCTCAGGAGTATTTTGATAACGAAGGTTACTTTGATATTTAG
- a CDS encoding polysaccharide deacetylase family protein encodes MENNKLFLWPQGILIILLCLTGTVGIGAMMLFKPKISEAQSQQNIDINNITVSVGTQKRVEQFKAAMLNTWQQEAQAKGIVVDVPSRFQGATIKTATLPPDKKVIALTFDDGPWPKSTAQVLDILKKNDIKGTFFVVGRNVQNYPDLTRQIVAEGHSIANHTWHHWYHHMNAQTAAYEVANTSDIILKTTGVKTGLFRPPGGIMTNGVVNYARNNKYAVIMWSSDSIDYSRPGVPKLINNIFRSAKPGGIVLMHDGGGDRTRTVQALPEIISRFRKQGYEFVTVPELLEMQDEHQASLAKKKE; translated from the coding sequence GTGGAAAATAATAAGCTATTTTTGTGGCCACAGGGAATATTAATTATTTTACTGTGCCTAACTGGTACAGTAGGTATTGGTGCGATGATGCTATTTAAGCCGAAAATATCAGAAGCTCAAAGCCAACAAAATATAGACATAAATAATATTACTGTTAGTGTAGGAACTCAGAAGCGTGTAGAGCAGTTTAAGGCGGCAATGCTCAATACTTGGCAGCAGGAAGCACAAGCAAAGGGTATCGTTGTTGATGTACCATCAAGGTTTCAAGGCGCAACAATTAAAACTGCTACCCTTCCTCCAGACAAAAAAGTAATTGCACTTACCTTTGATGATGGACCATGGCCAAAAAGTACAGCCCAAGTATTAGATATTCTTAAAAAAAATGATATCAAGGGTACATTTTTTGTAGTGGGTAGAAACGTCCAAAATTACCCAGACTTAACTAGGCAAATAGTAGCGGAAGGTCATTCTATTGCTAATCATACCTGGCATCATTGGTATCATCACATGAATGCACAAACCGCAGCTTACGAAGTTGCTAATACTTCCGATATTATTCTCAAAACTACAGGGGTAAAAACGGGTTTATTTCGTCCACCAGGGGGAATAATGACCAATGGAGTTGTCAACTATGCACGTAATAATAAATATGCCGTTATTATGTGGTCTTCTGACTCTATAGATTATTCCCGTCCTGGTGTACCAAAATTAATCAATAATATTTTTAGATCAGCAAAACCGGGTGGTATTGTCTTAATGCACGACGGTGGAGGCGATCGCACCCGCACCGTTCAAGCTTTACCAGAAATTATCAGTAGGTTTCGCAAGCAAGGTTATGAGTTTGTCACTGTTCCAGAACTGCTAGAAATGCAAGACGAACATCAAGCCTCACTTGCAAAGAAGAAGGAGTAA
- a CDS encoding ABC transporter substrate-binding protein, which yields MGKRVIFEIGEGNFEQGFPVKIRIGEEGKLHFAEINGNLPAFPELPQVYYQWQSAYNKLPGNWLITVPDAQITNVSTSEICHQAANKFLTSFNNWLNQKSVRKLERQFLRKIGEWENVRCILQTQDPLLRKLPWHLWEVFDDHHIKPEVVISSEYKPDKVKLKSPVKILAIFGNNKDINIESDFHSLMEKLPDAIIEPLLQPSREDLLDKLWHQSWDILFFAGHSSSQADGSLGEIQINEKQTLPISDLRHSLKYAVQKGLKLAIFNSCDGLGLAHNLSDLRIPYMIVMREPVPDIVAQSFLRYFLTFFASGESLYTSVQHSRVRLQEELETEYPCASWIPVIFQNPAASVLKYPKYRYVHKIIFKSSMMTGLIFLLMIIFGYCLEEFKFRQRFSEGEKVLIDSDVDFDKEAGVKALWWKKHQLAIKHFTDYLKDYPHDAEARIYLENAKIKNQPSVKIGVAVPTGSNPNVALEILRGVAQAQQEINNDGGIGEKFLKIQIANDDNQPKIAKKIASRFVESRDILAVVGHNSSDASVPASNIYQAGKLVMISPTSTSIQLTHGNNKTDGNYIYRSVISFAVIAENLVEYAKKAEKNNILICSDTKAADQSFEISFTNAMTSKGIKFMNDINCDFADSNFQSTEIVKQAIEKKVDAILLNPQVDRINKAFDIGKANKGEISLLGNPSLHTQKTLESGSFVNGMIMAVPWQAAVSPNQKFVENANRIWRNSSLITWRTATAFDATKIIADAIEKKGSKRKDIQDVLSRNFVFSGATGTVKFLHYGDRMGDRVGDAVLVQVQPDAERVGKYEFVYKGN from the coding sequence GTGGGTAAACGGGTAATATTTGAGATTGGAGAAGGAAATTTTGAACAAGGATTTCCTGTTAAAATCAGAATTGGGGAAGAAGGTAAACTACACTTTGCAGAAATTAATGGTAATTTACCAGCATTCCCCGAACTTCCCCAAGTTTATTATCAATGGCAATCAGCATATAATAAATTACCAGGAAATTGGTTAATTACTGTTCCTGATGCACAAATTACTAACGTCTCTACTTCAGAAATTTGCCATCAAGCTGCTAACAAATTTCTCACAAGTTTTAATAATTGGTTAAATCAAAAATCGGTAAGAAAATTAGAAAGACAATTTTTAAGAAAAATAGGTGAATGGGAGAATGTGCGGTGTATTTTACAAACACAAGATCCTTTATTAAGAAAGTTACCTTGGCATTTATGGGAAGTGTTTGATGATCACCATATTAAACCAGAAGTTGTCATTAGTTCAGAATATAAACCGGACAAAGTTAAATTAAAAAGTCCTGTCAAAATTCTGGCTATTTTTGGTAATAACAAAGATATTAATATTGAATCTGACTTCCACTCATTAATGGAAAAATTACCAGATGCAATTATTGAACCTTTACTACAACCATCAAGAGAAGATTTATTAGATAAATTATGGCATCAATCCTGGGATATTCTATTTTTTGCTGGACATAGTAGCAGTCAAGCAGATGGAAGTTTGGGAGAAATTCAAATTAATGAAAAACAAACTTTACCCATTTCTGATTTACGTCATTCTTTAAAATATGCAGTCCAAAAAGGTTTAAAATTAGCAATTTTTAATTCCTGTGATGGGTTGGGTTTAGCCCATAATTTATCAGATTTACGCATCCCTTATATGATTGTTATGCGTGAACCTGTACCTGATATTGTGGCACAATCTTTTTTAAGGTATTTTCTCACCTTTTTTGCATCTGGGGAATCTTTATATACTTCTGTACAACATTCCCGTGTGCGTTTACAGGAAGAGTTAGAAACAGAATATCCCTGTGCTTCTTGGATACCTGTAATTTTCCAAAATCCTGCCGCATCAGTTTTGAAATATCCTAAATATCGTTATGTTCATAAAATAATCTTTAAGTCATCAATGATGACAGGTTTGATATTTTTATTGATGATTATTTTTGGTTATTGTCTAGAGGAATTTAAGTTTAGACAACGTTTTAGTGAAGGTGAAAAAGTTTTAATTGATTCTGATGTTGATTTCGATAAAGAAGCAGGAGTTAAAGCATTATGGTGGAAAAAACATCAATTAGCAATTAAACATTTTACAGATTATTTAAAAGATTATCCCCATGATGCAGAAGCAAGAATATATTTAGAAAATGCCAAAATTAAAAATCAACCATCAGTAAAAATAGGTGTAGCTGTACCTACGGGTAGTAATCCTAATGTTGCTTTAGAAATTTTACGGGGAGTTGCACAAGCACAACAGGAAATAAATAATGACGGTGGTATAGGGGAAAAGTTTTTAAAAATCCAAATTGCTAACGATGATAACCAACCAAAAATTGCTAAAAAAATCGCTAGTAGATTTGTAGAAAGTCGGGATATTTTAGCTGTAGTTGGTCATAATAGTAGTGATGCTAGTGTACCTGCGTCGAATATTTATCAAGCTGGGAAATTAGTGATGATTTCCCCCACAAGTACCTCAATTCAATTAACTCACGGTAATAATAAAACTGATGGTAATTATATTTATAGAAGTGTAATTAGCTTTGCTGTGATTGCGGAAAATTTGGTGGAATATGCTAAAAAAGCTGAAAAAAATAATATTTTAATTTGTAGTGATACTAAAGCTGCTGACCAGTCTTTTGAAATATCTTTTACCAATGCGATGACAAGCAAAGGTATTAAATTTATGAATGATATTAATTGTGATTTTGCGGATAGTAATTTTCAAAGTACAGAGATTGTTAAACAAGCTATAGAGAAAAAAGTAGATGCAATTTTATTAAATCCTCAAGTTGATAGAATTAATAAAGCTTTTGATATTGGTAAAGCCAATAAAGGTGAAATTTCACTATTGGGAAATCCTAGTTTACACACTCAAAAAACCTTAGAATCTGGTAGTTTTGTGAATGGAATGATTATGGCAGTTCCTTGGCAAGCTGCTGTTTCACCTAATCAAAAGTTTGTAGAAAATGCAAATAGAATTTGGCGAAATTCCAGTTTAATTACTTGGAGAACAGCGACAGCTTTTGATGCGACTAAAATCATTGCTGATGCTATCGAGAAAAAGGGGAGTAAAAGGAAAGATATTCAAGATGTTTTAAGTCGTAATTTTGTGTTTTCTGGTGCGACGGGGACAGTTAAGTTTTTACATTATGGTGATAGGATGGGTGATAGGGTTGGTGATGCAGTTTTGGTGCAAGTACAACCCGATGCGGAAAGGGTGGGTAAGTATGAGTTTGTGTATAAGGGAAATTGA
- a CDS encoding agmatinase family protein — translation MINQISDYNPSGIGEVNGNLWGLPKNYETANLIIFSVPWEVTVSYGAGTANAPQKILDASYQIDIFDFDNPNGWKQGIYFAEIPEDILDKNNYYRQQAAKIITRQEEGKPLTNTPDLTPILTEINQAGEQVNQWLFHQCQQAMNQGKKVAVIGGDHSSPLGYFQALASQYADFGILHIDAHADLRDAYEGFEFSHASIMFNALKIPQISKLVQVGLRDICIDEVEIINNSQGRVIAYYDTMIKQQKYAGKNWLDLCQEIISNLPENVHISFDVDGLDPKLCPNTGTPVPGGLELEQVYCLFREVVKSGKKIIGFDICEVGDAEWDANVGSRIAYKLANFLDLSQKK, via the coding sequence ATGATTAATCAAATTTCAGACTACAATCCTAGTGGCATAGGCGAAGTTAATGGTAATCTTTGGGGACTACCGAAAAACTATGAAACTGCTAATTTAATTATTTTTTCTGTTCCTTGGGAAGTTACTGTTTCCTATGGTGCAGGAACAGCTAATGCACCACAAAAAATTTTAGATGCGTCCTATCAAATAGACATCTTTGATTTCGATAACCCTAATGGTTGGAAACAAGGAATTTACTTTGCAGAAATACCAGAAGATATATTAGATAAAAATAACTACTATCGTCAACAAGCTGCTAAAATTATCACTAGACAAGAAGAAGGTAAACCATTAACAAATACACCAGATTTAACACCTATACTCACAGAAATTAATCAAGCTGGTGAACAGGTAAATCAATGGTTATTTCATCAGTGTCAACAAGCAATGAATCAAGGTAAAAAAGTTGCTGTAATTGGTGGTGATCATAGTTCACCTTTAGGTTATTTTCAAGCTTTAGCTAGTCAATATGCTGATTTTGGCATTTTACATATTGATGCACACGCAGATTTACGCGATGCTTACGAAGGATTTGAATTTTCCCATGCGTCTATTATGTTTAATGCTTTGAAAATACCACAAATTTCTAAGTTAGTTCAAGTGGGTTTACGGGATATTTGTATTGATGAAGTGGAAATTATTAATAACTCTCAAGGTCGGGTAATTGCTTACTATGATACAATGATAAAACAACAAAAATATGCTGGTAAAAATTGGTTAGATTTATGTCAGGAAATCATCTCTAATTTACCAGAGAATGTACATATCAGTTTTGATGTAGATGGTTTAGATCCTAAACTATGTCCAAATACGGGAACACCTGTTCCGGGAGGATTGGAATTAGAGCAAGTTTATTGTTTATTTCGGGAAGTTGTGAAGAGTGGCAAAAAAATTATTGGGTTTGATATTTGTGAAGTTGGTGATGCTGAATGGGATGCTAATGTTGGTTCGAGAATAGCTTATAAGTTAGCTAATTTTTTGGATTTATCCCAAAAGAAATAA